The following is a genomic window from Ethanoligenens harbinense YUAN-3.
CATCCAGATCAGCACCACACAGATGGTACCGATGCCGCCGATGAGCGCGGCGGACACCGTGCCGAAGATGGAAGCCGTCAGTCCCGATTCAAATTCTCCCAGTTGATTGGATGTGCCGATGAACAACTGGTTGACCGAGCTGACGCGGCCGCGCATAGCATCCGGTGTTTGCAGCTGCACCAACGAGGAACGGATAACCACGCTGATAACATCCGCCGTGCCCAGAACCAGCAGCGCGGCAAGGGACAAGGCGAACGACCGTGAAACCGCAAAGCAGATGGTGGCCAGACCGAAAACAATGACCGCCATGAACATCGTCACGCCCACCCTGCGGCCGATTGGGCGGCGCGCCAGGAAAAAAGAGACGAGGAACGCGCCAATGGCGGGTGCCGAGCGCAAAATGCCAAGCCCCACTGCGCCGATTTTCAGAATCGTGGAGGCATAGACCGGCAGAAGCGCGGTGGCGCCGCCGAACAGCACGGCGAACAGATCCAGCGAGATGGCACCGAGGATAACGGGGCGGCTTTTGATAAACGTAACGCCCGCAAGTAACGTTTGCGCGCCGATGGGCTCATGTTTGATTTCACGCGTCTTTACCCGTACAAACAGGATCGAGATGCAGCCCACCGCGATGGAAATGGCCGATGCGAAATACACAATATCCGCTCCGAACGCATAGAGCAGACCGCCGAGCGCCGGTCCGACAATGGTGGCAGCCTGGAAACAGGCTGCATTTCGCGCGGTTGCTTTGGTGAATGCAGCCTGTTCCACGATGCCCGGCAGCAGCGACTGCATGGACGGGCCATAGAGCGAAAGAACCGCCCCGATGATGAACGCGGACACCAGCAGGGAGGACGTCCTGATTACGCCGAGATAACTGGAAATGCCTAAGAACAGAAAACACAGGCAAAGCCCCGCATTGCAGAAAAACACGATGAGCTTCCGGTTAAAGTGGTCAGCGATATAGCCGGAAAACAACGTCATCAGGATCATGGGCAAAAACTGCATTAGCCCGACAAGTCCAAGATAAAAGGTTGACTTCGTCAGCGCATACATTTGCCAGCCAATGGAAACGGCGATCATTTGTCCGGCAAACCCGGAGGTGACTACGGTAAGGAGAAACAGCGCCAAAGAATGGTTGTACGGCGGTGGGACGTGATGGGTCGATTTGTCCTGCATGAAGGCGTTCCCTTTCATAATGCGTTTGGCATGGATGCGATCTGGGGCAGGGTGGGGAAGTGGAAACCCGCCTTTTTTGTCAGAATCCCCGGCTTGAGCCGCCACCGCCGAAACTGCCGCCGCCCCCGGAACTGCCGCCAAATCCTCCGCCTCCGCCAAATCCTCCGCCACCGAACCCTCCGCCGCCGAATCCACCCGGCGGAAAAAAGAAAAATCCGCCGCCTCGCCCGCCTCGCCCGCCGCGTCCACCTCGTCCTCCGCGGAAAAAGCGGGTGATGAGATATAAAATCACCAGGATACCGGGTAGGATGACTGAAACCGGGAAGTTGCCGGTATTGGACTTTGTGTTTTCCGGTACGCTGCTCGCGCCCAGATCGGCGGGCGGCGTAATGTTGTATTCCGTATAAATTTTGGAAACGACGGCCTTGTATCCTTCCAGCATGGCGTTCGAATAATCGCCCTTTTTGAGATAGGGCGCCATGA
Proteins encoded in this region:
- a CDS encoding TPM domain-containing protein; this translates as MKKLLAGICLALFFTLPVFAENYQSLNPTPAFYTNDFANVLNTNTKQQIDRIGKALEDATGAQAVVVTVNNLGGNTIETFGFRLGDKWGVGQKGKDNGVILLLTMKERQYRIEVGDGLGGAIPDITAGHIQDDIMAPYLKKGDYSNAMLEGYKAVVSKIYTEYNITPPADLGASSVPENTKSNTGNFPVSVILPGILVILYLITRFFRGGRGGRGGRGGRGGGFFFFPPGGFGGGGFGGGGFGGGGGFGGSSGGGGSFGGGGSSRGF
- a CDS encoding MFS transporter — translated: MQDKSTHHVPPPYNHSLALFLLTVVTSGFAGQMIAVSIGWQMYALTKSTFYLGLVGLMQFLPMILMTLFSGYIADHFNRKLIVFFCNAGLCLCFLFLGISSYLGVIRTSSLLVSAFIIGAVLSLYGPSMQSLLPGIVEQAAFTKATARNAACFQAATIVGPALGGLLYAFGADIVYFASAISIAVGCISILFVRVKTREIKHEPIGAQTLLAGVTFIKSRPVILGAISLDLFAVLFGGATALLPVYASTILKIGAVGLGILRSAPAIGAFLVSFFLARRPIGRRVGVTMFMAVIVFGLATICFAVSRSFALSLAALLVLGTADVISVVIRSSLVQLQTPDAMRGRVSSVNQLFIGTSNQLGEFESGLTASIFGTVSAALIGGIGTICVVLIWMKLFPRLRRMDTYEYSTEPRPQTIA